The nucleotide window CGATGGAGCATAATTTGCATATGGGTCAACAATAGCATTACTTTCTGATATGTTAGGGGAGTTTGCCGCAACTATCTGAATATTTGCATTAGTGACATTAGCAGAAACGGTTGGGTTTTTATAGCCACTTGATGTGATACCAGTTGCATTAATTGTATTAATATTGATTCCATCTGAAAATGGATAGAGTGTAGTATATGCTGTTGAATTTGTTGCCTCAACGGCTGTTTGCGCATATCCCATTCCCGCTAAAATTGCACTAGACATGGCCGAATTGTAGTTTGAGCAAGCAGACATATCTGGAGGGTTTGCTGTACATGCAATATAGTTTGCACTTTCACCAGCCATTGCATTTGCTATATATGAACTATAATAACTGGCGCTTTCACCGTATATAGTTTCAGTCTGTACAAATTGCACATCACCATATAAGTCATAAGTGAAATCAACCGCTGAATAATTACTACTATTAGAACTACTACTTGTATATGCGTTTGATACCGAGTCAGAATTATATCCGGCTGCGACCGAGTCTGAAAAAGATTGTGCAGCCGACTGTGAGCTTGCTGTAACATTCATGTTTAAGGTTGTTAAGATCCCACCAATATATGCTTCCAGGGCTGAAGATCCACAATTTTGTAAGAACTCATTTGGATATTGTTGATACATACTTTCTGAATTACTCGTCAGATTATTAGTAGAAGGTACCCCAGTTTGAACAACTGCTGCTAGCGCAGCAGCCAGATTATATGAACTGGTTGCATTGGCTGATTCATAACTATTAGCATAGGTATTGCTATTACTTGTGCTAAATCCTGCAAATCCTACTGATATATTATCTGAGTTTGAAACAGTGCTTTGGTTTTGTTGGTTTGCAGTAGTAACTACGAAGCTTGATGAAGAGCTAACAGTATCTGGTTCAATATACGGGTTAGAGGCATAACACTCGCTATTTCCAGATCCTAAAAGTATGTTTTGTGTTGATGGGATAACCCCAAGAAATAGCCCGCCTGCTGTTGATTCGAAAGCATTTGACAACCCAGCTAATTTATTCATTTTAGCTTTTTTATTAGTATTTAATACTGGTGGATTACTAAAGCGAGCGTCCAATTGTGGTAATGCTTGTTCAAATTTGTTCAATGAATCAAAAACATGTGTTTTTATATCAGATGGCATTTTACCTGGAATATAATGGACTCTTAATGCCGGATTTACTTTACCTGCTAAAAACATATCCCATTCATACAGTTTACCATCTTTTGTATATGCAACTATTTTTTGGTTAGTAGTAGCTGTATTTGCTGAAGAAGAACTACTTCCCGAGCTACAAGCAAATAATGCCGCACCCATAGTTAAAATGGCAATTAAATTAATTTTATTTCTTTTCATAGATTTCCTTTCGTCTATTAGATTCTGAATCCTTTGCAGCTAATCATATATAATTTGCTGATGAATTGATTATAAATCTATCAACGGGCGAATATTGTCCACTTTCGTGCCAACTCTGATTTTTGAGGGGGTTACGCTAAAATAGTATGAATCTAGCTAATATTAGCTGTAGCTTTTTTGCAGTGTAGTGACAAGCAATAGGACAGAGGAGCCAGCAAATTCTCGAAAAAATATGCAAATAATCAATTAATTTAGTATAATAAACTTTGTCCAATTAACGTTTCCCTTATATACCTTGATTATGACTGACGAAAAAGCTTTACAGTTAATTGCAGAAGCGAATGATACTGTTTTTGATGGCAATTATAATTTGATTGCTAATCTAGATTACATTGTGATTAGTGCTGATAAATTTGGTGCTGCACTTACCAATACGCCTGGTGGTTCATATTTGGGTAAAAATCTCCTCACCATGACCAATGATGAATGGCGAACTGATATCTATCGTAAATCTTTAGAATATTGTAAGCAAACCAGACAAAGTAAACAATGGTTATCACTTAAATTTGCACGGAGACCAGAATACTGGTTGATAATCATTAGTTTTCAGCCACTAGTAAACTATGCTACGAATAATGTGATTGGTTATAAAATTACCGGACGTGTACCGGAAAATATCATGCTGCCATTTTTTGGCTTAAAGGAGATTATAAAAGAAAGTCAGCCTCGTAAACGGGAACTAGGTAGCAAAACTGATGAATGGTTAACTAACCGGGAGCATGAGGTTTTATTTTTGTTATTTAACTGTGATACCTATCAGCATATTGCTAATTTATTAAGTCTCAGTCATCAAATTAACTATACCAGCTCCATGGTTGCAAAGATAGTTAATCGTAACTTATATGCTAAATTTAATGTTTCTAATCTTGAGTCTCTAAAAAAACTGGCATATCAAATGGGTTATCATAAAAATATTCCAGCATCACTCTTTGGCGAATTTATGTTGCCACTAAATAAATTATAAAGCTGCCAATTTCGTGGCAGCTTTTTTAGATCAGCTTACTGAGTAATTACGCAGTAGTGTTTATGTGTCGCAGTACATGCGTTACTAGAAGTTGATCTCCAACCCGAAGCATTGGTATTTGCCATTCCATATTCTCCTGTTCCGCTGGTTGTTGTCCAATTAGAGCAGTTAGAACCCGCACCATCATTAACCCCACCTGTCCATACACCACCTTGATATGCAGCATCAATAGGATTCCATAGACTATTTGCATTGCCAACTAGATTATCAAAGTTACCATTTGCTGCGATTCCAACCGGTTCATAGTTTTTATTCCAGTATAAGCGCCCCGGGATAGTAGCATTATTTCCGCGTAGTAGGGCTTTTACATCGCTAACATAATACGGATTACCCGTAGGATGCATATCATTAAACGAACACAGACTATCAGCTGTAGCGTAGCCACCACTACCTGCCGCACCAGACAAATTATTTGATAGAGTGATGTAGGAAGTTTTTCCACTATCAACAATGTAAGCAATTTGGTTAATAGTATTAGATGAGTCAGTCATATTAGTAAATCCAAAATTTCTATCGATATTACTAGCAAACGGTGTCGCTATTGCATAAATATTACATTCCTGATTTGAACTGATAACACAGTCAAAAACACCGTTACGCGTCCAGTTACCATTGGCATCAACAAAGCTTACGCCATCATTATTCGTAAAAATTCGGATTTCTTTTGGACCAATATTATTTCCCATAATCTTCAAGTTTAACTTAATATATTGCCCTTGAGCCATGTGGTAATAACCATCGCTAGCACGCTCAACACTAGGAGTAACAATTACCGAATATGCGAGACTAGCACTGAAATAGAAATTTCGGGTAGTTGTTAGGGTTGCTCCATTCGGTCTTGCCTGATCTGTCCAATTGGCAACCGTCTGGACATTACTAAAATTATTACTACCGCTACTATTAGTGGTTATAGAATAGGTAACATTACAAACCGCACCGTTATTAAAGGTTATTTTAGAATTTAGCGTGCCGCAAGTCGTACTAAATAGCTGCCAACCATTACTAAGTCCTGTCGTACTAACATAGAAATTCTGCGCTGGCTGATTACCCGTATTCGTATAAGTAAAACTTATATAAGCAGTCGCTCCAATATTAAAAATCCATGGGTCGCCTATAGTGCCCGCTCCAGAGACTACTCCTCCAGTTGATGGGCTTGCAATTGCATTTATTGTTGCATACGTTGCGTTTGCAGTTAAAAGTCTGAATTTTCTGCTATAGTTCTTACGAACACCATTTGCTAGATAATTTCCATTGATATTTATATTAAATTGAGCTACAGTAAAAGCAGAAGTCTCTGAAAGGGTAAAGCTACAGCTTGCTAGCGAATGCAGGCTACTACAATTACTATTGCTGATAGTGCCTGGGACTGAACTTAAATTAATGCTTTCAAGAGTATTTTGTCCTAGGTTTTGAATAGTTATTATTGTAGCTGCCTGATTATTATAATAAAGAATCGGGTTTTGTGCCGCAGTTACACCCATCTGCATTACAGAAGATTTTGAATTATACCAAGATAATGTCTGGGTTGAGTGCTGTTGATAATGGATAGTTAAATCACCACTTCCGTTATTTGAGTTTGATTCAATATTGAAATAAATATAACAATAAGCATTAGCATTCAAGCTGGAATTACATCTATTAGCACCATTAGCTGCTACAGTACTTTCTGGATAACTAATCTGGCTAATTTGTGCGGACTCAGTCCCAGAATTAAAAACTACTACCGAACCACTACGCTGATTTAAAGTGTTGATTACTGGAGTCGCGCCGAAAGTCAGGAATGCACCATTAGGCATTGGAACAACTTCTAGTGGTGCAGATATAGAATAATTATGATTGTCTTCATCATGAACCAATGCGCTTAATTGACTATTTTTTATAGTTTCACTATTTTTTAGATTATGGATTTCAACTGCTGTAATATAGTGTTTACTCCCAGCTTCTGCCTCCTGATATTTACTGATGTTAATTAGATTACTATCGCTGGCTATCTTGTCTAAATGATAGTTTTTATTAGTTGCTGAATACAAATATACAGTATGATATTGATTATGTGAATTATCTAAAATCAGATTATCGCTGAATTTAAACTCTCCCTGCGATGCCTCTTTTTCATCGATTAATGCATAACGGATTAATTGTCTGATAGATGTGCCGTTCTGGCTAGCTTCAATGATTGCACTTCCAGTGTGTGTTTCTTCACTAAGTAATGGAGTAGTGATATTAAGCTCACAAGTTTCACCAGCTTTTATCGACTCGCAATTAGTAGCATCTATAAGTAGACTACCACTATCTACCTTATAGCTAATACCATTCAAGTCCTGATTACCATTATTATGAATAAATAATACCGTTTTAGTCTGATCACCAGCAAATACTGGAACTACTCCCGGGCTATCAATAATCAATTCGTCAATTGTTTGCCCCGGATTATTACTAATCGTGCTTCCACCTGAGTTATTACATCCACTGATTACTAACACCGCGCTTATAAAACATAGCAAATTTGTAAATTTCATTCCATCCTAACCTTTAATAACAGTTAATATCTAATAGCATTATTGTAGTTGAGACATACTCATAAAACTGTCCATATTCATGCCAAAAAGACGAATATTACGGCTGATTTCTACAGCTAGAAGGTACATAATCTTGATAGTTTGGCTGTACGATACACGTCCAATTGATACCGGATGCCGAGGGTGAACCTAAAATTGCAATTGAAAAAGTAGTTAGACCACTGATTGCTAGCGTAACTAAGATAGCTATCTGCTCGCCTTGAGAGTCATAGCGTACATCAACTCCTGCGACATTTGTCCCGGTTATACTTGCTGCAGCTGGCAAACCAAAGTCAGTATTTAACGAACCGCTACCATTTGGGAATGAGCCATTAGTCTGATAGTATTCACTAACAGCTACTTTTGCCATGTCAGCAAAAGTAATTGCCTCAGATACTTTTGCTCTAATTATATAGTTCTGATATGCTGGTATTGCAATTGCTGCTAAAATACCAATGATGGCAACTGCTATCATTAGTTCAATAATTGTAAATCCTTTATTTGTATTCATATTTTTATCCATAATACCTTATAAAAATCTAATTCTTAGTTAATAATGAAAAATATTGCAACTAAAATACCTAAAGTAATTAATCCATATCTTTCAAACGTTAACAAAGGAGTAGAAAAGATAGTTGTTTGAGTTAGCGCTATATTTAAACAAGACAGCCCTACAACTACTTATAATACAACGCTGTTGTATTCAAATAACTTTAACTAATGACATTATTTTAATTTAGTGTTGGTTTGAGGTTTGTCCTTGTTTGTGCCACTTTTAGGGAGTAAGGAGAGTAATTATGGGGTTTTTTGGGGAGTGTATGCTTGTGGGATAAATATATAACAAATAAGGGGCATTTGTTAGCCCCTTATTTTATTTTGCTTTCTTAGCAGTTTTTGCTGCTGGTTTAGCGACTGCTTTTGGCTTTGTAGCCTTATTAGCAACGGCATCTTTAAGACCTTTGCCAGGCTTGAATTTTGGTGTAACAGTTGCTTTAATTTTTATTTCTTCCCCGGTCTTAGGATTACGTCCCGTACGCGCGGCTCTTTCAGCAACTTCAAAAGTACCAAAACCAATAAGTGTAACCTTATCCTTAGCTTTTAAAGTAGCAGTTACAGATTCTGTAATCGCATCTAAAACTTCATCAGCCAATTTTGCAGTAATACCTGTTTGTTCAGCAATACTTTTTACTAATTCAGCTTTATTCATAATAATCCTTTCGAGACATTAACTTAAAGGTATTATATCCTACTGCTATTAAGTAAAGCAACTTTACATGGTGTCATTTATGATTATTTTTCAAATATGTAGCTAAAATCGCACATTTAAAACAACTGTTACAGTATTTAAGCATCTGAAGAAGCCAAAAGATAAAGGTTGTGACTGGTATTTGCAAAAAAAGACCCCGCTTATAAGTAAGCGGGGTTCGTAAAATAATTGAAGTATAGTTTAGATTATTCTGCAGCTTCAATACTTACGATACGACGGTTGAATTTACCGCCAACCGAGAATTTAACTACACCATCTTCTTTAGCAAATAAAGTATGGTCTTTACCAATACCTACATTGTCACCAGCATGGAATTGTGTTCCACGTTGACGAACAATAATACTTCCAGCAGAAACTAACTGACCGCCGTAAGCTTTAACCCCAAGCATTTTAGGATTTGAATCGCGTCCGTTTTTTGAACTACCACCGGCTTTTTTCTGTGCCATCTTAGTTTCTCCTCTTAGTTGTTAATAGCATCAATGGTTAACTCAGTATAGTACTGACGATGACCTTGATGTCTTTGATAATGTTTACGACGGCGCATTTTAAAAATGCGAATTTTCTTGTGACGGCCTGTTGCCGAAACAGTAGCTTCAACGCTTGCTTTAGCTACAATAGGACTTCCGATAACTACATCTTCACCGTTAGCAATCATAAGTACTTCAGATAAAGTAACTTTGCTTCCGACTTCTGCAGGTATCAGTTCTATTTTTAATTTATCGCCAACGGCTACTTTATACTGTTTGCCGCCGGTTTTTATTACCGCATACATCGTGTAACTCCTAATGTTAATTAATAAGAATAATAAGGGGCAGATTATAGCATATTAGCTCCTGGATTACAATAAATTTTACCTTTTGCTCTAATTTGAGCTTGCTTTATTCTCTAATGAGACCATTTGTTAGCAAGGTTTCAGCTAAGCTACTGTCCAAGCAGATTTATAGTTATAAACATTTGTTGTCCGCCTCGATCTATAAGTAGGGCAACTTGTTTGGCATTGGCTAGATAGCTATTTAATTCACTGGTATTATTAATTTTTCTATTATTTACCATGAGAATTACATCTCCACGCCCGATCCCGGCTGCCGCAGCTACATTATTAGCATCAAGCACGACTACACCGTATTTGGCACGAACTTGTCCGGCAATTCTTGGATCATTTACATTTAAAACCTGTAATCCGAATTTTTCAATATTTTCAGTATTTTGCTTGTCTAGTTTAGGGGTTTTATCTACATTTAATAGCGGTTGTTCATCTTCAGGTTCATTTCCTTTGCCTAAAGTAACTTTTACATTACTAATATTACCATTACGAAGAACTGATAGGTCAATAATATCACCGGGCTTTTTGCTACCAACAATAATTGGTAAATCAGAGGCTTTTATTATTTCCTTACCTTCAGCTTTTAATATAATATCACCAGCTTGAATTCCAGCTTTAGCTGCACCAGAGTCAGCTGATACATTTGCCACCAGTGCCCCTGATGGTTTACTTAGTCCAAAAGATGCTGCTAATTCAGGTGTTACTTCCTGAATATTTATCCCTAGTTGTCCATGATATACTTTACCATTTACTTTTAATTGATCGGCGATTTTCATCGCAATGTCAATCGGGATCGAGAAACTGATTCCCATAAAACCACCACTGCGGCTATATATTTGTGAGTTAATGCCCACAACTTCACCTTTAGTGTTAAATAATGGTCCACCAGAATTACCCGGATTGATAGCAACATCAGTCTGAATAAATGGAACATAATTTTCACTAGGCAAATTACGCCCTTTGGCTGAGACTATCCCCGCAGTCACAGTATTATCAAGCCCAAATGGTGCACCGATTGCGACAACCCACTCCCCAACTTCTAGACTTTCAGGGTTACCTATTTTAGCTGCAATCAAGCCTCCAGATTCAATCTTGAGTAGGGCAATATCAGTTTTAGTATCAAGTCCAATAAGCTTAGCATTAAATGCTTGCTTATTATGAGTAGTTACAGTAATCTTAGTCGCCTTATTAACCACATGCGCATTGGTAAGCACATAACCATCATTACTAACGATAAACCCAGAACCAGATGCTCGACTTGGTTTTTGTTGCTGTGGCTGAACTCCAAAATAACGATATAGTTGAGCTAACGGATCATTTGGGTCAATTCCTAAATTTGCATTTCTTTGCGTTGGATTTATTTCGGCACTTATGTTTACAACACTATCACCAACCTGTTTTACTAGATTAACAAAGTTTGGTCCACCAAGTGTACAATTTGCCATAGATGAGGGATTATTTTGGTCGATTGTTGTTTCCTGCTGTTTCGCAAGGGTTGCATGTTCTATTTGCTTATCATTGCCTGATTGTTTTTCTGGTTGATTGGAGCAGGACATAATTAATAAGCTAAGTATTAGAGGAATGAGTCTTTTACGGTTAATTAGTTTTTCTAACATTTTTTAATTCCAATTGCTAAAGTCATTAAACATCGATGGTTAGGCATTAAGAGTATTATCAACTTACTATTTGTGGTTGCCTTTTCAAAATTTCAAGACTAGAGATGTCAAATTTCTAATTTATATACTTGCGAAAATAAAAGACTAAACTTGTTGCACACCAAGTAGTAACCATTGCAGAAACTACAAATATGGTGAAAATCTGCGTCGAAATAAAACCAATTTCATGAAACACTCGCATCATAATAATCTCCGTAACGCCGCGAATGTTTAGTAACGATGCTAAGAATGCTGATTCACCTTCAGGGTGTTTGTAGATATAGCTGTTCGGAATATAAACTGCAAAGAATTTAGATGCAAAGGCTATTAATGAAATGATTAACCCCATTAATAATAAATTTGTGTTGTCTATAATATTTATTTTTGCCAGAATTCCAACTTGAGCAAAGAAAATTGGCAGAAAGAAAACAGTAATAAACTCTTCCAGATTTTTACATACTTCGGTTATTAATTTGTTTTTTCTTGGTAACATTAATCCAAAAATAAAAGCTCCAAAGACTTGGTGAATATTGGCGCTATCAGCAATTACACAAGAAATTAGGCAGCCACATAAAATAAATGCCAGTGTTGCTACGGTAGATTTAATATGTGAGGTAATATACTGAATTAACCGAGGGAAAATATATGTCATTGAGATAACATAGACGCTAAATGTCCAGAAAAGGTTGTAACGAATTATCTCATCTTTCTGGAGTGCCAGTAATAAGCCACCATAGACAACCCAGAATAATAAATCATCTATTCCTGCCGCCATTAGACCTACATGACCAATTGATTTACTGATAAGCTTGGTTTGGTTTAGAAATAGCGAGATTAGAGATAGTGAGGCAATCGACATGCACAACCCAACAATCAGAGAAAATTCAAATTTGTTGATTGGAGCTAGAATATTATAATGATAGATAAATGGACCAGTAATCATTCCACAGGTAAATGGTACAATTGCACTAATTATTGAGACTGTGAGACTACCTCTGCGCTTTTTTAATAGAAGGTAATTGAATCGTGAGCCCAGAATCATCAAATAGAAGTTTACTCCAATATCGCCCATGGTCGCACAGCTACTAATATCAAAGTATTGTTTTGGTAAGTTTAACCATGAAATAATTACTCCGGCAAAAACTCCACCAAAGACTAGAGGTTTATTAAAAAATTTCATCACCCGATACATACAAAAAGTTGTAATCATTAGGATGATGATGGTCGTCATAGTGGTATCAATGCTATCTAATGCATTAATAACTACCTGAGTTGATCCCATTGTTATTTGGCTTTCAGAGTTTTATAGTAATCACAATATTCAGTAATCTGACATTTTTCACATTCTGGTTTTCGTGCCTTACAGATATAGCGTCCATGCAAAATTAGCCAGTGATGCGCATCAAGCAAATATTCTTTTGGTACTACTTTAAGTAGTTTTTGCTCGACTTCTAGAACAGTTTTTCCCTTGGCTATTCCAAGACGATTCGAAAGCCTAAAAATATGGGTATCAACAGCCATTGTTGGCTGCCGATATAGTGTATTTAATATAACATTTGCCGTTTTTCTACCAACTCCCGGTAATGCTTCTAGTTCCTCACGAGTTTTGGGTACTTCGCCATTATATTTTTCATTAAGAATAGTTGCCATGGCTATTACATTCTTGGCTTTAGTTTGATATAAACCAATAGTTTTGATATAAGGAATGATGCCATCTATTCCCAAAGCTGCTACTTTAGCTGCAGTATTTGCAACGGGAAATAATTTTGCTGTTGCTTTATTTACACCAACATCGGTTGCTTGCGCTGAAAGAATTACCGCTGTCAATAGCTCAAATCCATTTGAATAGTTTAGCTCTGTTGTTGGGTTAGGGTTAGCTTGTTGCAAGATTGAAAAAATCTGCCGAGCTTGCTCTTTACGTTTGATCGACATCCTAGTGTTCACTTTCCCATTCGTAAGCAAGATTTTCAAATCTGGTATATTGGTTTAGGAATGCTAGTTTTACGGTTCCAGTTGAGCCACTCCGGTTTTTGGCAATATTTAATTCGGCAATCCCTTTTTCCTTGCTATCTTCACGATTATAATAATCATCGCGATATAACAATAAGATGATATCCGCATCCTGCTCTAGGGCACCAGACTCACGTAAATCTGAAATATTTGGACGTTTATCAGTTCTACTCTCGACATCACGATTAAGTTGTGATAATAAAATAATTGGTACATCGAGTTCTATGGCTAGAGTTTTCAATGAACGCGAAATTTCAGCAATTTCCTGCGCTCGATTAGAACCCGGACCAGTACTGATTCCCGTCATAATCTGGACATAATCAATTACGATTAAACCTAGTTTGCCAACTCGATCAGATAATCTGCGTGCCCGAGCTCTTAGATCAATTACATTAATTCCAGAGGTTTCTGCAATATGAATTGGGGCATTTTTTAGTTCATTCATGGCAATATAGATCTTTTCCATATCGTCGTGAGTAACATCGCCACGCTTCATTTGGCTTTGATCTACACGGGCACACGAGCTAAGCATCCTTTGTACTAGTTGAACTGCTGGCATCTCCAGCGAAAATACCGCGACTGGCATTTTATTCCGGATAGCGATATTTTCCGCAACATTTAGCGCAAATGATGTTTTCCCCATACCCGGGCGCCCGGCAACGATAATTAATTCTCCACGTTGTAGACCTGAAGTATATCGATCTAGTTCGCTATAATGGGTTGCAACTCCGGTGATTCCATCTTTATCATCGCGTTGGGCGGCTTCCATCATTTTGGCAATTACTTCATCGAGCAAGTCTCGAAATTGTGAAAATTGCTTATTACTAGCGTTTAGATCTTTAATATTAAAGATTTTTTGTTCTGATTCATCAAGAATCTGATCAACATTTCGTCCTTGCGGTGCGTAGGCAGTATCGGCAATTACATTACTGGCACTAATCAGTTCACGCAGGATAAAGCGTTCACGGATAATTTCGGAATAACTTTGGATGTTGGTGGAGGAGACGGTTGATTCAACCAAATTATGTAGATAATCAATTCCACCCGTGAATTCAAGTTGATTGTTTAATTTTAGTGATTCGGCAACAGTGATTGCATCAACATTTTTATTATCAGCCTTGAGTTTACTAATATGCTCAAAAATTATCTGGTGTTCTTTACGGTAAAAATGCTTGGGAAATAAAGAACCTCCAATATAATCAAAAGCATTCTCGTCAAGAAGAACTCCACCCAGTAAGAATTGTTCTGCCTCTATTGAATGAGGTGGGGTTTTTAGTGCAGTTAAAGTATTATCAGAAATAGCCATTATGTTTTATTCTTATTTATAATTTTAAGATACACATTTTATCATGCTACAATTTTTATGATTGCAGCATGTTATTATAATAGCTCAGATATGTATTGTTGAAAAGAAATGAGTTCATATTTTATGATTAATTATTGCTATCTGGAATCCATTTTATCACCGGGCAAGTTTTTTTATCGCCCATTTGAATGTTCCTCCCTGAATTAAAATAGAACAGATCACAACAACGTACGTAATTGCAACTAGACTATCAGGAAACTGCTCTATTGATAATGCAAGTGCGATTGATAATCCACCGCGAATTCCACCCCAAGCCATTAATGTGCTTTTATTAAGGGAGAAATTCATTCCTTTTTTACGGAAAAGATTACTGATTATCAAATCCGGGAAACAGATACTTAAAAGCCTTGCAATAAAGACAATAATCACACAAACCAAACCAGCAATAATTGCATTTTTGTCGATATTGATGTTTATCATTGCAAGACCAATTAATATGAATAGAAATCCATTTAAAATCTCATCAATGAGCTCCCAAAAGTTGTTGATTACAAGTGTATTATCTGGACAAAAATGTTCTTTTTTAGCAAGACCACCAATGATTAAACCAGCTACAACCATTGTAATAGCTCCTGAGAAATGAAACCTGTCAGCAGAAATGTATCCTCCGCTTGAGATTGCTATTGTGATTAATGTTGCTACTTCTGGCGATTTTGCCTGCTTTATCAGAAAGCTTGCAATATAGGCAATTACTACTCCCCATAGTATTCCGCCACCTGCTTCTATCACGAGTTTTTCTATAACCCCCAAAAAGGTTAAGTGGACATCATAATAGACAACTTCAGTTAAAATAATCAGCATTAATATAGCACCAGCATCATTGAATAATCCTTCTCCAGTAATCAGAGTTTTTAACCTTTGAGGATATTTTTCAATAGATTTAAATGTGCCTAGCACTGCAATTGCATCAGTGGGTGAAATAACTGCCCCAAAAATCAGACATTCTCCAAGAGTAAATGGCAGTTTAAATAAACCACTTAGATAATAAAGCATATAACCAGTCAGGAATGTTGAAATAACAACTCCAACGCTTGCAAGGTAAATAACCGGCTTCATTTCTTTTTTTAACTCAATTGAGTTCATGTGTAACCCACTAGC belongs to Aquella oligotrophica and includes:
- a CDS encoding pilin gives rise to the protein MNTNKGFTIIELMIAVAIIGILAAIAIPAYQNYIIRAKVSEAITFADMAKVAVSEYYQTNGSFPNGSGSLNTDFGLPAAASITGTNVAGVDVRYDSQGEQIAILVTLAISGLTTFSIAILGSPSASGINWTCIVQPNYQDYVPSSCRNQP
- a CDS encoding HU family DNA-binding protein, whose translation is MNKAELVKSIAEQTGITAKLADEVLDAITESVTATLKAKDKVTLIGFGTFEVAERAARTGRNPKTGEEIKIKATVTPKFKPGKGLKDAVANKATKPKAVAKPAAKTAKKAK
- the rpmA gene encoding 50S ribosomal protein L27 — protein: MAQKKAGGSSKNGRDSNPKMLGVKAYGGQLVSAGSIIVRQRGTQFHAGDNVGIGKDHTLFAKEDGVVKFSVGGKFNRRIVSIEAAE
- the rplU gene encoding 50S ribosomal protein L21, with protein sequence MYAVIKTGGKQYKVAVGDKLKIELIPAEVGSKVTLSEVLMIANGEDVVIGSPIVAKASVEATVSATGRHKKIRIFKMRRRKHYQRHQGHRQYYTELTIDAINN
- a CDS encoding Do family serine endopeptidase, with product MLEKLINRKRLIPLILSLLIMSCSNQPEKQSGNDKQIEHATLAKQQETTIDQNNPSSMANCTLGGPNFVNLVKQVGDSVVNISAEINPTQRNANLGIDPNDPLAQLYRYFGVQPQQQKPSRASGSGFIVSNDGYVLTNAHVVNKATKITVTTHNKQAFNAKLIGLDTKTDIALLKIESGGLIAAKIGNPESLEVGEWVVAIGAPFGLDNTVTAGIVSAKGRNLPSENYVPFIQTDVAINPGNSGGPLFNTKGEVVGINSQIYSRSGGFMGISFSIPIDIAMKIADQLKVNGKVYHGQLGINIQEVTPELAASFGLSKPSGALVANVSADSGAAKAGIQAGDIILKAEGKEIIKASDLPIIVGSKKPGDIIDLSVLRNGNISNVKVTLGKGNEPEDEQPLLNVDKTPKLDKQNTENIEKFGLQVLNVNDPRIAGQVRAKYGVVVLDANNVAAAAGIGRGDVILMVNNRKINNTSELNSYLANAKQVALLIDRGGQQMFITINLLGQ
- a CDS encoding cation:proton antiporter — its product is MGSTQVVINALDSIDTTMTTIIILMITTFCMYRVMKFFNKPLVFGGVFAGVIISWLNLPKQYFDISSCATMGDIGVNFYLMILGSRFNYLLLKKRRGSLTVSIISAIVPFTCGMITGPFIYHYNILAPINKFEFSLIVGLCMSIASLSLISLFLNQTKLISKSIGHVGLMAAGIDDLLFWVVYGGLLLALQKDEIIRYNLFWTFSVYVISMTYIFPRLIQYITSHIKSTVATLAFILCGCLISCVIADSANIHQVFGAFIFGLMLPRKNKLITEVCKNLEEFITVFFLPIFFAQVGILAKINIIDNTNLLLMGLIISLIAFASKFFAVYIPNSYIYKHPEGESAFLASLLNIRGVTEIIMMRVFHEIGFISTQIFTIFVVSAMVTTWCATSLVFYFRKYIN
- the nth gene encoding endonuclease III, translating into MSIKRKEQARQIFSILQQANPNPTTELNYSNGFELLTAVILSAQATDVGVNKATAKLFPVANTAAKVAALGIDGIIPYIKTIGLYQTKAKNVIAMATILNEKYNGEVPKTREELEALPGVGRKTANVILNTLYRQPTMAVDTHIFRLSNRLGIAKGKTVLEVEQKLLKVVPKEYLLDAHHWLILHGRYICKARKPECEKCQITEYCDYYKTLKAK
- the dnaB gene encoding replicative DNA helicase translates to MAISDNTLTALKTPPHSIEAEQFLLGGVLLDENAFDYIGGSLFPKHFYRKEHQIIFEHISKLKADNKNVDAITVAESLKLNNQLEFTGGIDYLHNLVESTVSSTNIQSYSEIIRERFILRELISASNVIADTAYAPQGRNVDQILDESEQKIFNIKDLNASNKQFSQFRDLLDEVIAKMMEAAQRDDKDGITGVATHYSELDRYTSGLQRGELIIVAGRPGMGKTSFALNVAENIAIRNKMPVAVFSLEMPAVQLVQRMLSSCARVDQSQMKRGDVTHDDMEKIYIAMNELKNAPIHIAETSGINVIDLRARARRLSDRVGKLGLIVIDYVQIMTGISTGPGSNRAQEIAEISRSLKTLAIELDVPIILLSQLNRDVESRTDKRPNISDLRESGALEQDADIILLLYRDDYYNREDSKEKGIAELNIAKNRSGSTGTVKLAFLNQYTRFENLAYEWESEH